A genomic stretch from Coffea arabica cultivar ET-39 chromosome 10c, Coffea Arabica ET-39 HiFi, whole genome shotgun sequence includes:
- the LOC113714543 gene encoding PH, RCC1 and FYVE domains-containing protein 1-like codes for MADLVSYGNADRDIEQALIALKKGAQLLKYGRKGKPKFCPFRLSADESSLIWISSRGERILKLASVSRIIPGQRTAVFQRYLRPEKDYLSFSLIYNNGKRSLDLICKDKVEAEVWIGGLRSLISSGQGGRSKIDGWSDGSFYFDENRDLISNSPSDSSASATQEISSSDFSVSSHTVPSPKRYQPDSSVHFEQAHVALDQMNMQVKGSGSDAFRVSVSSAPSTSSHGSAPDDCDAVGDVYIWGEVICDNVVKIGPEKNASSVTTRADVLLPRPLESNVVLDVHHIACGVRHAALVTRQGEVFTWGEESGGRLGHGVGKDVIQPQLVESLSFCSVDFVSCGEFHSCAVTLAGELYTWGDGTHNAGLLGHGSDVSHWIPKRISGPLEGLQVAMVTCGPWHTALITSTGQLFTFGDGTFGVLGHGDRENVTFPREVESLSGLRTIAVACGVWHTAAVVEVIATQSSASVSSGKLFTWGDGDKNRLGHGDKEPRLKPTCVPALIDYNFHKIACGHSLTVGLTTSGHVFTMGSTVYGQLGNPQSDGKLPCSVEDKLGEVVEEIACGAYHVAALTSKNEVYTWGKGANGRLGHGDVEDRKTPTLVEALKDRNVRYIACGSNYTAAICIHRLVSGAEQSQCAACRQAFGFTRKRHNCYNCGLVHCHACSSRKALRAALASNPSKPYRVCDSCFAKLSKVVETSGNNRRNAVPRLSGENKDKLDKSELRLAKSALPSNIDLIKQLDSKAAKQGKKADTFLVGRSSQAPSLLQLKDVVLATAVDLRRTVPKPVLAPSSVSSRSVSPFSRKPSPPRSATPVPTTSGLSFSKSIADSLKKTNELLNQEVHQLRAQVESLRHQCEVKEVELQKSTKKVQETMALAAEEAAKCRAAKEVIKSLTAQLKDMAERLPPGVYDTENIRLPYLPNGLEPNGIQYPNSNGEHHSRSDSNSSYLASQISGDSTINGVQGISELPRDSCGSYETNQSNQAQGLLTPYGRDRLSDLRVPNGNQDCQARNSGASEAGNKGGPFQDGENGSKSRIAVVPGNVNQVEAEWIEQYEPGVYITLVALRDGTRDLKRVRFSRRRFGEHQAETWWSENREKVYERYNVRGSDKASVSGQTARRSEGNVSPSSQI; via the exons ATGGCAGATCTTGTTAGCTACGGGAATGCAGACCGTGATATTGAGCAG GCATTGATTGCTCTGAAGAAGGGTGCTCAACTACTTAAATATGGTCGTAAAGGGAAGCCTAAGTTTTGTCCATTTAGACTTTCTGCT GATGAATCTTCTTTAATCTGGATTTCTAGCCGCGGCGAAAGAATTTTAAAGCTAGCTTCAGTTTCACGAATTATTCCTGGGCAAAGAACT GCTGTTTTCCAGCGTTATCTTCGTCCTGAAAAGGATTACTTGTCCTTTTCTCTTATATATAACAACGGGAAAAGATCCCTTGACCTG ATTTGCAAAGACAAAGTTGAGGCTGAGGTGTGGATTGGTGGCCTAAGATCACTGATATCTAGCGGGCAAGGTGGTCGGTCAAAAATTGATGGATGGAGTGATGGAAGCTTCTATTTTGAT GAGAACAGAGACCTGATATCAAATAGCCCAAGTGACAGTTCTGCTAGTGCTACGCAAGAAATTAGCTCTTCAGATTTTTCTGTCAGTTCTCACacggttccttctccaaaaagATATCAGCCTGATAGTTCAGTGCATTTTGAGCAAGCACATGTAGCTTTGGATCAAATGAATATGCAAGTTAAAGGATCTGGTTCAGATGCTTTTCGGGTTAGTGTTTCTAGTGCCCCTAGCACCTCAAGTCATGGTTCTGCACCAGATGATTGTGATGCAGTGGGGGATGTATATATTTGGGGTGAGGTAATATGTGATAATGTTGTCAAGATTGGGCCTGAAAAAAATGCTAGTTCTGTGACGACTAGAGCTGATGTGCTTCTTCCTCGGCCATTGGAGTCAAATGTAGTTTTAGATGTGCATCATATTGCCTGTGGGGTCAGACATGCTGCTTTAGTCACCAGGCAGGGAGAAGTTTTTACATGGGGTGAAGAATCCGGTGGACGCCTTGGCCACGGAGTTGGAAAAGATGTTATCCAACCTCAGTTAGTTGAATCTTTGTCTTTTTGCAGTGTTGATTTTGTTTCTTGTGGTGAGTTTCACTCATGTGCTGTGACATTGGCTGGAGAGCTTTACACATGGGGAGATGGCACGCATAATGCTGGGCTTCTTGGTCATGGATCTGATGTCAGTCACTGGATACCGAAGAGAATTTCTGGTCCTCTGGAGGGACTTCAGGTTGCAATGGTAACTTGTGGTCCATGGCATACTGCCCTGATTACATCGACCGGACAGCTCTTTACTTTTGGTGATGGAACTTTTGGGGTTTTAGGCCATGGGGATAGGGAAAATGTTACATTTCCTAGAGAAGTTGAATCTCTGTCAGGATTGAGGACTATTGCTGTTGCATGTGGGGTGTGGCATACTGCAGCTGTGGTAGAGGTCATTGCAACACAATCCAGTGCTAGTGTCTCATCTGGAAAATTGTTTACTTGGGGTGATGGAGATAAAAATCGCCTCGGACATGGTGATAAAGAACCTCGACTAAAGCCAACTTGCGTGCCTGCACTTATAGACTATAATTTTCACAAAATTGCTTGTGGGCATAGTTTAACTGTTGGCTTAACTACATCAGGACATGTTTTCACCATGGGAAGTACTGTGTATGGTCAGCTTGGGAATCCTCAGTCTGATGGGAAGCTACCCTGCTCAGTAGAAGATAAGCTTGGGGAAGTTGTTGAAGAAATTGCTTGTGGTGCTTATCATGTAGCAGCACTTACATCAAAAAATGAGGTTTATACCTGGGGTAAAGGAGCTAATGGGAGGTTAGGCCATGGGGATGTAGAAGACCGGAAAACACCAACCCTTGTTGAAGCTTTAAAGGATAGAAACGTTAGGTATATTGCCTGTGGTTCAAACTACACGGCTGCTATATGTATTCACAGGTTGGTGTCTGGTGCTGAACAGTCCCAGTGTGCAGCTTGTAGGCAGGCTTTTGGTTTTACAAGGAAAAGACATAACTGCTATAATTGCGGGCTTGTGCATTGCCATGCTTGTAGTTCTCGAAAAGCGCTGAGGGCTGCTTTGGCCTCAAATCCGAGTAAACCATATCGTGTCTGTGATTCCTGCTTTGCCAAGTTGAGTAAGGTGGTGGAGACTAGTGGTAACAACCGGAGGAATGCTGTTCCCCGACTTTCTGGTGAAAACAAGGACAAATTGGATAAGTCTGAATTGCGCTTGGCAAAGTCAGCACTCCCATCAAATATTGACTTAATTAAGCAATTGGATAGCAAAGCAGcaaaacaaggaaagaaagcAGATACTTTTCTGGTGGGCCGGTCATCTCAAGCACCTTCTTTGCTACAGTTAAAAGATGTTGTTTTGGCTACAGCTGTTGACCTGCGCCGAACTGTTCCAAAGCCGGTGCTTGCACCATCTAGTGTCAGTTCTAGATCTGTGTCCCCTTTCTCTAGAAAACCTAGTCCGCCGCGATCTGCAACACCAGTTCCAACAACATCAGGGCTTTCTTTCTCCAAGAGCATTGCTGATAGTTTGAAGAAAACTAATGAACTTCTTAATCAAGAAGTACATCAGTTGCGTGCACAG GTTGAGAGTCTAAGACATCAATGTGAAGTTAAAGAAGTGGAGCTCCAGAAATCAACAAAAAAAGTTCAGGAAACCATGGCACTGGCTGCAGAAGAAGCTGCTAAATGTAGAGCTGCGAAGGAAGTGATCAAGTCACTAACAGCACAG CTCAAGGATATGGCTGAAAGATTGCCACCAGGTGTTTATGATACTGAAAACATCAGGCTACCTTACCTACCTAATGGTTTGGAGCCAAATGGCATACAATATCCAAATTCAAATGGAGAACATCATTCCAGATCCGATTCTAACAGCTCTTATCTGGCCTCTCAAATCAGTGGTGACTCCACAATTAATGGCGTGCAAGGTATTAGTGAATTGCCCAGGGATTCATGTGGAAGCTACGAAACCAATCAAAGCAATCAAGCTCAGGGACTTTTAACCCCATATGGGAGGGATCGTCTCTCGGATCTTAGAGTTCCTAACGGGAATCAAGATTGTCAGGCACGCAACAGTGGCGCTTCTGAAGCTGGAAATAAAGGTGGGCCTTTCCAAGATGGAGAAAATGGCTCAAAGTCAAGAATTGCTGTAGTTCCTGGTAATGTCAATCAAGTTGAGGCTGAGTGGATTGAACAATATGAGCCTGGTGTGTATATAACACTGGTAGCCCTTCGAGATGGTACCAGAGACCTGAAACGAGTGCGCTTCAG TCGAAGGAGATTCGGAGAACATCAAGCAGAGACTTGGTGGTCAGAGAACCGTGAAAAAGTTTATGAGAGGTATAACGTGCGCGGATCCGACAAGGCATCAGTTTCTGGCCAGACTGCCCGCAGGTCAGAAGGAAATGTTTCACCATCTTCACAAATTTAG